One window of the Pseudomonas lurida genome contains the following:
- a CDS encoding amino acid ABC transporter ATP-binding protein, which produces MIEIRQLQKHYGSHRVLHGVDLDVAKGEVVCLIGPSGSGKSTLLRCINALEAYDGGQINVFGEPVQRGSKTVHALRSRMGMVFQRFNLFPHRTVLENVMEGPVYVKGEPPQQVREEAVVLLEKVGLSAKADAYPEQLSGGQQQRVAIARALAMKPDAMLFDEPTSALDPELVGDVLAVMRTLADEGMTMIVVTHEMGFAREVADRVCFLHGGYIVESGAAEQVLGHPQHPRTQDFLRRVLHPTGDTRSLS; this is translated from the coding sequence ATGATTGAGATTCGCCAATTGCAAAAGCACTACGGCAGCCACCGCGTGTTGCACGGTGTCGACCTGGACGTGGCCAAGGGTGAAGTGGTGTGCCTGATCGGCCCCTCGGGCTCGGGCAAATCCACCCTGCTGCGCTGCATCAATGCACTGGAAGCCTATGACGGCGGGCAGATCAATGTGTTCGGTGAACCCGTGCAGCGCGGCAGCAAGACCGTACACGCCCTGCGCAGCCGCATGGGCATGGTGTTCCAGCGCTTCAACCTGTTCCCGCACCGTACGGTGCTGGAAAATGTGATGGAAGGTCCGGTGTACGTGAAAGGCGAACCACCCCAGCAGGTGCGCGAAGAAGCCGTGGTGCTGCTGGAAAAAGTCGGCCTTTCGGCAAAAGCCGATGCCTACCCGGAACAGCTCTCCGGCGGCCAGCAACAGCGCGTGGCTATCGCCCGCGCCCTGGCGATGAAACCTGACGCCATGCTGTTCGACGAACCGACCTCGGCCCTAGACCCGGAACTGGTCGGCGATGTACTGGCGGTGATGCGCACCCTCGCCGACGAAGGCATGACGATGATCGTGGTCACCCACGAGATGGGCTTTGCGCGGGAAGTGGCCGACCGCGTGTGCTTCCTGCATGGCGGCTACATCGTTGAAAGCGGCGCCGCCGAACAGGTACTGGGCCACCCGCAACATCCGCGGACCCAGGACTTTTTGCGGCGGGTGCTGCACCCCACGGGCGATACGCGGAGCCTGTCATGA
- a CDS encoding NAD(P)/FAD-dependent oxidoreductase has translation MKSLWSATAPSVVPTPALGESVKVDVAIVGAGYTGLSTALHLAERGVSVCVLEANDPGWGASGRNGGQVNPTLKYDPEQLVRLFGPERAEPLISTVSSSADLVFELIEKHGIDCAPVRKGWMQVSYTEKGVAGLHARADQWARRGVPVQRLDAAAVASRMGSDAFAGGWLDGRAGAIQPLAYTRGLVGAALAAGVRIHGQSAVTGLQRQGAGWQLQTASGAQVTAEQVVLATNGYSGNLWPGMAQSILAANSFIVATKPLSGRAADSILPGQETVSTAQRLLLYFRKDSHGRLLMGGRGLFNDPTSPTDFAHLERSLALLFPQLGPLEFEYRWAGRIAITRDFMPHVHQPAPGLTLALGCNGRGIALCTSLGQQLAGKLCDSNADFAYPVTPLQRLPMHGLQRFYIGAGVAWYSLLDRLNVS, from the coding sequence ATGAAGTCATTGTGGTCGGCGACTGCGCCCTCGGTGGTGCCGACGCCTGCGTTGGGCGAGTCGGTGAAGGTGGATGTGGCGATTGTCGGTGCCGGCTATACGGGCCTATCGACGGCGCTGCACCTGGCCGAACGCGGCGTGAGCGTGTGCGTGCTGGAGGCCAATGACCCCGGCTGGGGCGCGTCGGGGCGCAACGGCGGGCAGGTCAACCCCACCCTCAAATACGACCCGGAGCAACTGGTGCGGCTGTTCGGGCCGGAGCGCGCCGAACCGTTGATCTCGACCGTATCGAGTTCAGCTGACCTGGTGTTCGAGCTGATCGAAAAGCATGGCATTGATTGCGCGCCGGTACGCAAGGGCTGGATGCAGGTGTCATATACCGAAAAAGGTGTCGCCGGGCTGCACGCACGCGCGGACCAGTGGGCCAGGCGCGGTGTGCCGGTGCAGCGCCTGGATGCGGCGGCGGTGGCCTCGCGCATGGGTAGCGATGCGTTTGCCGGCGGCTGGCTCGACGGCCGCGCGGGGGCGATCCAACCGCTGGCATACACCCGTGGGTTGGTGGGCGCTGCGCTGGCAGCCGGCGTACGGATTCATGGGCAAAGCGCGGTGACAGGCTTGCAGCGCCAGGGCGCTGGCTGGCAATTGCAAACGGCTTCGGGTGCACAGGTAACGGCCGAGCAAGTCGTGCTGGCCACCAATGGCTACAGCGGCAACCTGTGGCCGGGCATGGCGCAGAGCATCCTCGCGGCGAACAGTTTTATCGTCGCCACCAAACCCTTGAGCGGACGCGCGGCGGACAGCATCCTGCCGGGCCAGGAGACCGTCTCCACCGCACAAAGGCTGCTGCTGTACTTTCGCAAGGACAGCCATGGCCGTTTGCTGATGGGCGGACGCGGGCTGTTCAACGACCCCACTTCGCCCACCGATTTCGCCCATCTGGAGCGCTCGTTGGCGTTGTTGTTCCCGCAGTTGGGGCCATTGGAATTTGAATACCGTTGGGCGGGCCGCATCGCGATTACACGGGACTTCATGCCCCACGTTCACCAGCCCGCGCCAGGGCTGACCTTGGCGCTGGGTTGCAATGGCCGAGGGATCGCGTTGTGTACCAGCCTGGGGCAGCAACTGGCGGGCAAGCTGTGTGACAGCAACGCGGACTTCGCCTACCCGGTGACGCCGTTGCAGCGCTTGCCGATGCATGGGTTGCAGCGGTTTTACATTGGGGCGGGTGTTGCGTGGTATAGCCTGCTGGACCGACTCAATGTGAGCTGA
- a CDS encoding carboxynorspermidine decarboxylase, with amino-acid sequence MIKTPYYLIDKQKLLVNMQKIAYVREQSGAKALLALKCFATWSVFDLMQQYMDGTTSSSLYELKLGRQKFEGEAHAYSVAWADDEIEEMLENCDKIIFNSISQLQRFAERSEGKTRGLRVNPQVSSSDYLLADPARPFSRLGEWDPVKIEGVIEQISGFMFHNNCENGDFSLFDKMLGTIEERFGALLHKVEWVSLGGGIHFTGEDYAVDAFCARLKAFSEKYGVQVYLEPGEAAITNSASLEVTVLDTLYNGKNLAVVDSSIEAHLLDLLIYRLNAKLAPSDGEHTVMVCGKSCLAGDIFGEYQFDRPLAIGDRLSFIDTAGYTMVKKNWFNGLKMPSIVVKQLDGTVEVVREFGYDDYLSSLS; translated from the coding sequence ATGATCAAAACGCCGTACTACCTCATCGATAAACAGAAGCTTCTGGTCAACATGCAGAAGATCGCCTACGTGCGCGAGCAGTCCGGCGCCAAGGCCCTGCTGGCGCTCAAGTGCTTTGCCACCTGGTCGGTGTTCGACCTGATGCAGCAATACATGGACGGCACCACCTCGTCGTCGCTGTACGAGCTCAAGCTCGGTCGCCAGAAGTTCGAAGGCGAGGCGCACGCCTACAGCGTGGCCTGGGCCGACGATGAAATCGAAGAGATGCTGGAGAACTGCGACAAGATCATCTTCAACTCCATCAGCCAGCTGCAGCGTTTTGCCGAACGCTCCGAAGGCAAGACCCGCGGCCTGCGCGTCAACCCTCAAGTGAGCAGTTCCGACTACCTGCTGGCCGACCCGGCGCGTCCGTTCAGCCGCCTGGGCGAATGGGACCCGGTGAAGATCGAAGGCGTGATCGAGCAGATCTCCGGCTTCATGTTCCACAACAACTGCGAGAACGGCGACTTCAGCCTGTTCGACAAGATGCTCGGCACCATTGAAGAGCGCTTCGGCGCGCTGCTGCACAAGGTCGAGTGGGTCAGCCTCGGCGGCGGCATCCACTTCACCGGTGAAGACTATGCCGTGGACGCTTTCTGCGCGCGCCTGAAGGCGTTCTCCGAAAAGTACGGCGTGCAGGTGTACCTGGAACCCGGCGAAGCGGCGATCACCAACAGCGCCTCCCTGGAAGTCACCGTGCTCGACACCCTCTACAACGGCAAGAACCTGGCCGTGGTAGATAGCTCCATCGAGGCTCACCTGCTGGACCTGCTGATCTACCGCCTCAACGCCAAGCTGGCGCCTAGCGATGGCGAACACACGGTCATGGTATGCGGTAAATCCTGCCTGGCCGGGGACATCTTCGGCGAGTATCAATTTGATCGTCCGCTGGCCATCGGCGATCGGCTGTCGTTCATCGACACCGCAGGCTACACCATGGTCAAGAAAAACTGGTTCAACGGCCTGAAAATGCCGTCCATCGTAGTGAAACAACTCGACGGTACAGTCGAAGTGGTTCGTGAATTTGGTTACGACGACTACCTGTCCAGCCTTTCGTAA
- a CDS encoding saccharopine dehydrogenase family protein codes for MKKNVLIIGAGGVAKVVAHKCAQHNDELGRIAIASRNISKCQAIIDSVKAKGSLKVPADIQAFALNALDVEATKALIRETESQIVINVGSAFLNMSVLRACIDTGVAYLDTAIHEEPGKVCETPPWYGNYEWNHLEECKQKNITAILGVGFDPGVVNAYAALAQQQHFDRIDSIDILDVNAGSHGKYFATNFDPEINFREFTGQVWSWQNSQWTSNTMFEVKRTDDLPVVGSQNLYLTGHDEVHSLSKNLDVPNVRFWMSFGEHYINVFTVLKNLGLLSEKPVTTAEGLEVVPLKLVKAVLPDPSSLAPGYTGKTCIGDLVKGTKNGQPHEMFIYNVACHEEAFAETDSQGISYTAGVPPVAAALLVARGEWDVKHMANVEELPAEPFLKALDVMGLPTRIKDEHGDRAWDAIA; via the coding sequence TTGAAAAAGAACGTTCTTATCATTGGTGCAGGAGGTGTCGCCAAGGTGGTGGCCCACAAGTGCGCGCAGCACAACGACGAACTCGGTCGTATTGCTATCGCGTCGCGCAACATCTCCAAATGCCAGGCCATCATCGACAGCGTCAAGGCCAAGGGTAGCCTCAAGGTTCCCGCCGACATCCAGGCCTTCGCGCTGAACGCTTTGGACGTGGAAGCGACCAAGGCCCTGATCCGCGAGACCGAATCGCAGATCGTCATCAACGTTGGTTCCGCATTCCTCAACATGTCGGTCCTGCGGGCCTGCATCGATACCGGCGTTGCGTACCTCGACACCGCCATCCACGAAGAGCCGGGCAAGGTCTGCGAGACCCCGCCGTGGTACGGCAACTACGAGTGGAACCACCTGGAAGAGTGCAAGCAGAAGAACATCACCGCCATCCTTGGCGTGGGCTTCGACCCGGGTGTCGTCAACGCGTATGCCGCGCTGGCGCAGCAACAGCATTTCGACCGCATTGATTCGATCGACATTCTCGACGTCAATGCCGGCTCCCATGGCAAATACTTCGCCACCAATTTCGACCCGGAAATCAACTTCCGCGAATTCACCGGACAGGTGTGGAGCTGGCAGAACAGCCAGTGGACCAGCAACACCATGTTCGAAGTCAAACGCACCGACGACCTGCCAGTCGTGGGTTCGCAGAACCTTTACCTCACCGGCCACGATGAAGTGCACTCGCTGTCGAAAAACCTCGACGTGCCCAACGTGCGTTTCTGGATGAGCTTCGGCGAACACTACATCAACGTGTTCACCGTGCTGAAAAACCTCGGCCTGCTCTCCGAAAAACCGGTCACCACCGCCGAAGGCCTGGAAGTCGTGCCGCTGAAACTGGTCAAGGCCGTGCTGCCCGACCCGTCTTCGCTCGCACCTGGCTACACCGGCAAGACCTGCATCGGCGACCTGGTCAAAGGCACCAAGAATGGCCAGCCACATGAGATGTTCATCTACAACGTGGCGTGCCATGAAGAAGCCTTTGCCGAGACTGACAGCCAGGGCATCTCCTACACCGCAGGCGTTCCGCCAGTTGCCGCTGCGCTGCTGGTTGCCCGTGGCGAATGGGACGTGAAGCACATGGCCAACGTCGAGGAGCTGCCGGCTGAGCCGTTCCTGAAGGCGCTGGACGTGATGGGCTTGCCGACGCGGATCAAAGACGAGCACGGTGATCGGGCTTGGGATGCGATTGCCTGA
- a CDS encoding amino acid ABC transporter permease produces the protein MNPAEFLQNAQDFLPILLQGAWVTIQITVLSFLLSSAIGLVLALLKLSPIRALSWTASTIINVIRGLPIIVQLFYIYFVLPDMGVHLTAFYAGVIGMGIAYSAYQAENFRTGIIAVEQGQREAAEALGMRSALMMRRVILPQAFRIALPPYGNTLVMMLKDSSLVSTITVAEMTRQGQLIASSTFQNMTVYTLVALLYLLMSLPLVYGLRRMEQHLGRRKKA, from the coding sequence ATGAACCCGGCTGAGTTCCTGCAAAACGCCCAGGACTTTTTGCCGATACTGCTGCAAGGCGCCTGGGTGACGATCCAGATCACCGTGCTGTCGTTCCTGCTCAGCAGCGCCATCGGCCTGGTGCTGGCGTTGCTCAAGCTGTCGCCGATCCGCGCGCTGTCGTGGACGGCGAGCACCATCATCAACGTGATCCGTGGCCTGCCGATCATCGTGCAGCTGTTCTACATCTACTTTGTGCTGCCGGACATGGGGGTGCACCTCACCGCGTTCTATGCCGGTGTGATTGGCATGGGCATCGCCTACTCGGCGTACCAGGCCGAGAACTTCCGCACCGGCATCATCGCCGTCGAACAAGGCCAGCGAGAAGCCGCCGAAGCCTTAGGGATGCGTTCGGCGCTGATGATGCGCCGGGTCATCCTGCCGCAAGCGTTTCGCATCGCCCTGCCGCCGTATGGCAACACCCTGGTAATGATGCTCAAGGACTCGTCCCTGGTATCGACCATCACCGTCGCCGAAATGACCCGCCAGGGCCAACTGATCGCTTCGTCGACCTTCCAGAACATGACCGTCTACACCCTGGTCGCCCTGCTCTACCTGCTGATGAGCCTGCCGCTGGTGTATGGCCTGCGTCGCATGGAACAGCACTTGGGCCGGAGGAAAAAAGCATGA
- a CDS encoding ABC transporter substrate-binding protein yields MNSLSPLFRRLAFGLCATLCVSVVHAESASSYKVGATASGSPFTFLDIKSNSIQGVMVDVAEAVGKAGSFTSQIEQTNFAALIPSLTSGKLDFISAGMLKTEERTKVVDFSAPVYAYGEGLIINADDNAAYPDLTPLKGQVVGVQAGTVFYDQLNRLGIFKEIRTYDSIGEMVRDLSLGRIKAAVGDQPVVAYQIRQKLFKGVKLAPDYTPTNVGEVCLVVRKGDAQTLERLNTAIASIKADGTLDSILKKWGLDTQVRP; encoded by the coding sequence ATGAACAGTCTTTCGCCCTTGTTTCGCCGCCTTGCCTTCGGCCTTTGCGCCACGCTCTGCGTCAGCGTCGTGCACGCCGAGAGTGCGTCCTCGTACAAAGTCGGTGCAACGGCCAGTGGTTCGCCGTTTACCTTCCTCGACATCAAGAGCAACAGCATCCAGGGCGTGATGGTTGATGTGGCCGAGGCCGTGGGCAAGGCCGGCAGTTTCACCAGCCAGATCGAGCAGACCAACTTCGCCGCGCTGATCCCCTCCCTCACGTCCGGCAAGCTCGACTTCATTTCCGCCGGCATGCTCAAGACCGAAGAACGCACCAAGGTCGTCGACTTCAGCGCCCCGGTGTACGCCTACGGCGAGGGCCTGATCATCAATGCCGACGACAACGCCGCCTACCCCGACCTCACGCCCCTCAAGGGCCAGGTCGTCGGCGTGCAGGCTGGCACGGTCTTCTACGACCAGTTGAACAGACTCGGGATCTTCAAGGAGATCCGCACCTACGACTCCATCGGCGAGATGGTCCGCGACCTGTCCCTGGGCCGCATCAAGGCGGCCGTGGGTGACCAGCCGGTGGTGGCCTACCAAATCCGCCAGAAACTGTTCAAAGGCGTGAAACTGGCCCCCGACTACACGCCCACCAACGTCGGCGAAGTGTGCCTGGTGGTGCGCAAGGGCGATGCACAAACCCTCGAACGCTTGAATACAGCCATCGCCAGCATCAAGGCCGATGGCACCCTCGACAGCATCCTCAAGAAGTGGGGGCTTGATACCCAGGTGCGCCCATGA
- a CDS encoding IclR family transcriptional regulator, giving the protein MSEERNSLHNQSLEKGLSVLKAFSAQRRSMSLAEVAEAAGMTKSSAQRMVFTLESLGYLRKHSRTRHYQLTPRVLELGFSYLDAHSLIEVANPFLSELTRLTGETSCLTEPAGYDMTYIARFVSAGFVPVHMPIGSRVPMYCTASGRAYLSALPQDEALVLIENSQRVAHTSQTLTEVDQILASLQQVREQGYAVNGQELFLGDMTIGAPVLGAHGRPVAAVHVVAPTSRWSRADAEKQLAPALLQCSRALSNSARNLE; this is encoded by the coding sequence ATGTCCGAAGAACGCAACAGTCTGCACAACCAATCCCTGGAAAAAGGCCTGTCGGTGCTCAAGGCATTCAGCGCCCAGCGCCGCAGCATGAGCCTTGCAGAGGTGGCCGAGGCGGCCGGCATGACCAAAAGCTCGGCCCAGCGCATGGTGTTTACCCTCGAGAGCCTGGGTTACCTTCGGAAACACTCCCGCACCCGGCATTACCAACTCACACCTCGGGTGCTGGAGCTGGGCTTCAGTTACCTGGACGCGCACTCGTTGATCGAGGTGGCCAACCCGTTTCTGTCGGAATTGACCCGATTGACCGGCGAGACGTCGTGCCTCACCGAGCCTGCGGGCTACGACATGACCTATATCGCACGGTTCGTCAGCGCGGGCTTCGTGCCCGTGCATATGCCGATTGGCTCACGGGTGCCGATGTACTGCACGGCATCGGGGCGGGCGTATTTGAGCGCGTTGCCACAGGATGAGGCGCTGGTGTTGATCGAGAACAGCCAGCGCGTGGCGCATACCAGCCAGACATTGACTGAAGTCGACCAGATTCTGGCGTCGCTGCAACAGGTGCGCGAGCAGGGGTATGCGGTGAACGGCCAGGAACTGTTCCTGGGCGACATGACTATCGGCGCGCCGGTACTGGGCGCCCATGGCCGGCCAGTGGCGGCGGTGCATGTGGTGGCGCCGACCAGTCGGTGGAGCAGGGCGGATGCGGAGAAACAGTTGGCGCCGGCGCTTTTGCAATGCTCACGGGCGCTGAGCAACTCGGCCCGCAACCTGGAGTAA